In the genome of Chaetodon auriga isolate fChaAug3 chromosome 15, fChaAug3.hap1, whole genome shotgun sequence, one region contains:
- the b3glctb gene encoding beta-1,3-glucosyltransferase produces MSHHNVVIGCKLVAVLLLWLGPSAADKHTGVAQAAERRESTAHSSVGLEDVVLVIQSQRNSYHARRADQSRLEILQQAAGLGQGVPVVLLLHELSGHEGDWSILPALPHLSATYGQSASWFFFIEEETRVTLPALLQVLHRYQVQEEWFLGKGLHDNEASIIHHYAFSEDPGSFSYPDPAAGWALSTPLLQRLAERIQHEHLKSDFTIDLKHEIALYIWEEGNGPKLTAVSEFCTEIRDNCATTFTTYLPNCGDPVSKNDVFVAVKTCQKFHSDRVPVVKATWEKDAGFLEFYSDVADASIPTISLGVPNTERGHCGKTFAILRRFLSKAVPKANWLLIVDDDTLISLPRLRRLLRCYDPKEAVSLGERYGYGLVQNGYSYTTGGGGMVLSRVAVGRLLSSGCGCYSDDAPDDMVLGRCFTSLGVPITHSPLFHQARPDDYSETLISSQQAISFHKHWNIDPVAVYKHWLQDTRPRDEL; encoded by the exons ATGTCACACCATAATGTGGTTATCGGATGCAAACTGGTCGCCGTGCTCCTTCTTTGGCTTG gtccctctgctgcagacaaacacacaggtgttGCTCAG GCAGCAGAGCGCCGGGAGTCCACCGCACACAGCTCTGTTG GATTGGAGGACGTGGTGTTGGTGATCCAGAGTCAGAGGAACTCATACCACGCCCGTcgagctgatcagagcaggctGGAGattctgcagcaggcagctggaTTGGGACAG GGAGTTCcagttgttcttcttctccacGAGCTGTCAGGGCATGAGGGGGACTGGAGTATCCTCCCTGCACTTCCTCA TCTGTCTGCCACTTATGGCCAATCAGCATCCTGGTTTTTCTTCATAGAGGAGGAAACCAGAGTCACActgcctgctctgctgcaggtcCTCCACAGATACCAAGTCCAAGAG GAATGGTTTTTGGGTAAGGGTCTCCACGATAATGAGGCCTCCATCATCCACCACTACGCCTTCTCTGAAGACCCCGGTTCCTTTAGTTACCCCGATCCCGCAGCAGGCTGGGCTCTCAGCACGCCGCTGctccagag ACTGGCTGAGCGGATCCAACACGAGCATCTGAAGTCAGATTTTACCATCGACTTGAAACACGAG ATTGCATTGTATATTTGGGAGGAAGGAAACGGTCCAAAGCTGACAGCAGTTTCAGAGTTTTGTACAGAGATAAGAGACAACTGTGCTACGACATTTACAACCTACCTGCCCAACTGT GGAGACCCAGTCTCGAAGAACGACGTGTTTGTTGCTGTGAAAACTTGCCAGAAGTTCCACTCAGatcgag TACCAGTGGTGAAAGCAACCTGGGAGAAAGACGCTGGGTTTTTAGAGTTTTACAGCGATGTCGCCGATGCCTCCATACCCACGATCAGTCTGGGAGTGCCCAATACTGAGAGAG GACATTGTGGGAAGACTTTTGCCATCCTGAGGCGGTTCCTGAGCAAAGCTGTGCCAAAGGCCAACTGGCTGCTCATTGTTGATGACGATACACTCATCAG TTTACCCAGATTGCGGCGACTGCTGCGTTGCTATGACCCAAAGGAAGCTGTGAGCCTGGGGGAGAGATACGGCTACGGCTTGGTCCAGAACGGATACAGCTACACgacgggaggaggagg GATGGTCCTGAGTCGGGTGGCGGTGGGCAGGCTACTTTCCAGTGGTTGTGGCTGCTACAGTGATGATGCTCCCGATGACATGGTGCTGGGCAGGTGCTTCACTTCCCTGGGTGTTCCcatcacacacagtccactGTTCCACCAG GCCCGACCGGATGACTACTCTGAGACACTGATCTCCTCACAGCAGGCCATCTCCTTCCACAAGCACTGGAACATAGATCCCGTGGCTGTCTACAAACACTGGCTGCAGGACACACGTCCACGAGATGAACTGTAG